From Thermotoga sp. Ku-13t, the proteins below share one genomic window:
- a CDS encoding Cof-type HAD-IIB family hydrolase, whose amino-acid sequence MFVFDLDGTILIDSHNIHPSNLRAINMLIEKNKRIIFASGRMLPSVRKLLKRYFSMEFPIIAYNGSVVWTPEHGKIMELRIEPKRAAEIVETLKDLKIHRQAYVDDKLVVEEDNEYARAYSEHSQIELTFVDDLARLVAEHGATKLLAIAEPERLDAIIPELRERFSDVLIFKSFSNYLDFVPSQTDKGRALRVLAEKLGFDLSDAVAFGDNDNDVALLRSVGLGVAVRNGTKGLKEVADVVVEENFLGGPGNFILDLLARGLID is encoded by the coding sequence GTGTTCGTTTTTGACCTCGACGGGACGATACTCATCGATTCTCACAACATACACCCCTCGAACCTGAGGGCCATAAACATGCTGATCGAGAAGAACAAGAGGATCATCTTCGCGAGTGGAAGGATGCTGCCGTCTGTCAGGAAGCTCCTGAAGCGTTACTTCTCCATGGAGTTTCCCATCATTGCCTACAACGGTTCTGTCGTGTGGACACCGGAGCACGGCAAGATCATGGAGCTGAGGATAGAACCAAAGCGCGCCGCTGAGATCGTTGAAACGCTGAAAGATCTGAAGATCCACAGGCAGGCTTATGTGGATGACAAGCTCGTGGTGGAAGAGGACAACGAGTACGCGAGGGCTTACAGCGAACATTCGCAGATCGAGCTGACGTTCGTGGACGACCTCGCAAGGCTGGTGGCGGAACACGGTGCGACGAAACTTCTTGCCATAGCGGAGCCCGAAAGGCTCGATGCGATCATTCCGGAGCTCAGAGAAAGATTCAGCGATGTGCTCATATTCAAATCGTTCAGCAACTACCTTGACTTCGTTCCATCGCAAACGGACAAGGGCCGTGCCCTGAGAGTGCTCGCCGAAAAACTCGGCTTCGATCTTTCCGATGCCGTCGCTTTTGGTGACAACGACAACGATGTGGCGCTGCTGCGGAGCGTGGGACTGGGAGTGGCCGTGCGAAACGGCACAAAAGGTTTGAAGGAGGTGGCAGATGTCGTTGTCGAGGAGAACTTTCTGGGTGGTCCTGGCAATTTTATTCTCGATCTGCTCGCTCGAGGCCTCATCGATTGA
- a CDS encoding DUF3242 domain-containing protein yields the protein MRKVSVALLILVFLGGCTIRIAEVPPRVYSLESAMQVLRGKYSLIELETVSGYEDIELKGMVAVYVDAEGTMYLLYGFKNFEVSLRSVWKSVVKKYGVWNLGVYIDLPTVGYYSTGKKGKYIVAWWKDSWLFVVESNRNPKRFVGDIMDAFARLGGMLK from the coding sequence GTGAGGAAAGTCTCTGTGGCGCTTTTGATTTTGGTCTTTCTCGGTGGATGCACCATAAGGATCGCAGAGGTTCCACCGCGCGTTTACTCGCTCGAGTCTGCGATGCAGGTGCTTCGAGGTAAATACAGTCTGATCGAGCTCGAAACTGTCTCCGGTTACGAAGACATCGAACTGAAAGGCATGGTTGCAGTTTATGTTGATGCAGAAGGAACGATGTATTTGCTTTATGGCTTTAAAAATTTTGAAGTTTCTTTGAGGAGCGTGTGGAAGTCCGTAGTGAAGAAGTACGGCGTCTGGAATCTGGGAGTTTACATCGATCTTCCCACAGTTGGTTATTACAGCACCGGCAAGAAAGGCAAGTACATCGTCGCGTGGTGGAAAGATTCGTGGCTGTTCGTGGTTGAATCGAACAGAAATCCGAAACGCTTTGTTGGTGACATCATGGATGCCTTTGCGAGACTGGGAGGTATGTTGAAATGA
- the holA gene encoding DNA polymerase III subunit delta translates to MIFLAGDARILKDEYVEDICKKRRLKRIKVNVEEKDGAFNLLSQAGLFSDDVLLDVVDFDEWKKDDQKKLLEMAEPSRISVIVRTEESVKAKEVVQLSLPKPWEQEKWIDYVSERLKKHSLSASQKIAELIFERVGPNDELLEREIEKLACVTDRPTEETIQQVISQYVRSDIDEFCFRVSMGDFEKAHALLRSILKTTEPIVVVASLARHFLDLYKIMLFVEKRENYPWPVIKEVSEKLAVGLGKTARFLGFSFKGTGKSVNHVSLYDAEKLEKILERLYWLDLTVKSSPIPNLAIHSFLDQVQKIMGEER, encoded by the coding sequence GTGATCTTTCTCGCCGGTGATGCGAGGATTTTGAAGGATGAGTACGTGGAAGATATATGTAAAAAAAGACGGCTCAAAAGGATCAAGGTAAACGTGGAAGAGAAAGATGGGGCGTTCAATCTGCTCTCGCAGGCTGGCCTTTTCTCCGACGATGTGCTCCTGGACGTGGTCGATTTCGACGAATGGAAAAAGGACGATCAGAAAAAACTTTTAGAGATGGCCGAACCTTCAAGGATCAGTGTGATCGTCAGAACCGAAGAAAGCGTGAAGGCTAAAGAAGTTGTGCAATTGTCGCTACCAAAACCATGGGAACAGGAAAAGTGGATCGATTACGTTTCAGAAAGGCTCAAAAAGCACAGCCTCTCTGCTTCGCAGAAGATAGCTGAATTGATCTTCGAAAGGGTTGGTCCGAACGACGAACTTCTTGAAAGAGAGATCGAAAAACTCGCCTGTGTGACGGATCGACCGACTGAAGAGACCATCCAGCAGGTGATTTCTCAATACGTCAGAAGCGATATAGACGAATTCTGCTTCAGAGTTTCGATGGGGGATTTCGAGAAGGCACACGCGTTGCTGAGATCGATCCTGAAAACCACCGAGCCCATCGTCGTGGTCGCATCCCTCGCCAGACACTTCCTCGATCTTTACAAGATCATGCTCTTTGTCGAGAAAAGGGAGAATTACCCTTGGCCCGTGATAAAAGAAGTCTCTGAAAAACTCGCCGTGGGACTCGGAAAGACGGCCAGGTTTCTGGGCTTCTCTTTCAAGGGCACCGGCAAGTCCGTGAACCACGTGAGCCTGTACGACGCTGAAAAGCTGGAAAAGATTCTCGAAAGGCTGTACTGGCTCGATCTCACGGTGAAGAGTTCTCCCATTCCCAATCTAGCGATCCACAGTTTCCTCGATCAGGTTCAAAAGATCATGGGTGAAGAACGATGA
- a CDS encoding acyl-CoA dehydratase activase — protein MRLAICVGSSSVSTFTEQGPAWIPHNGDPIGTVERILQGSPEELELVFTGRKLRRIFRAPNIPESLAVQYAYRKLKEKYGPCDGIVSAGGENFVLYQLDSNGEVSAIHVGSKCASGTGEFFLQQLKRMGLDLSSIDSVNVDGFYKLSSRCTVFCKSDCTHALNKGIPKDLVLSGLGKVMADKILQLSSNANVKRMLLIGGATRNKLMLKHLDGRIEFVVPEEATYFEALGAYLWLLENPSEKVKKYHVIPREIPSAFLRLPPLSNYLSMVEFKHMERGKAEPNDECVLGVDVGSTTTKAVLVRIRDKKILASSYLRTLGDPIGAAKKCYSEILSRLDVPVKIVAVGVTGSGRKIVGLHAQTKSIHNEIMAHAKAAAYFDPDVDTIFEIGGQDAKYTYLNEGVPYDYAMNEACSAGTGSFLEEAARESLNIDYRQIADYALRAKNPPNFSDQCAAFINSDIKTAIQEGISAEDICAGLVYSVCMNYLNRVKGNRPVGNKVFAQGGTCYNRAVPLAMAALTGKKIIVPPEPGLMGAYGISLMALEDLEKGVIEKGSYDLQELANREVKYLKPFVCTGGRTGCDRRCTISVIEVNGKRITYGGACNRYEAFREHSFDASEYDFVARREKIVFELRENGSGKKVGVSKSFAMNVFFPFFSTLFRKLGFEVVLPDEPDEAGKDRMGAEFCFPVELSHGFVLNLLKKDVDYIFIPRIRGVRPAGSEKNGVYCPFVQSEADWLRADISELEKVQLLSCNIDFNDPEELVFENIFQMFKPLGFERERVRAAFEEAKKAQRDFEENVKKLGEEFLKKVEEAGMGVVIFGRAYNAFQSHANLGVPRKIASYGYPVASFDVLPFEPLPGYERMYWTWGEMILKAARYVKDHPKLYPVFITNFSCGPDSFILSYFKAVMGEKPALILELDSHTADAGLETRIEAFLDIIKCRREKKKQPSLSKPLEVQIDKSGVFVLKDGEKIPWTDPRVRLVFPTMGAFGARCLAVAISRFGVRTHVCPPPGEIEFRLGRGNSLSKECLPLHLTLGSLIRYLQERPEGEVTLYFMPTTSGPCRFGQYSIYMELWLEQNAVKDVGLVSLNSENAYGGLGVSFTLRAWLAVLVSDLYSNVEKSLRVLMKDQAIAESLIEKHQEMILESLRKDSLSGFFRTVERVCRELESLKLHEAYMKSPKVMMTGEIYVRWDEFSRKKMEDLFAKEGIIMHISPIHEWLYYIYYIFIERLVSKDSTRLQRMKKWLEMQVLRYFEWKIKRLFARTGLCDARMLDVSHVVETAKPYLSPNLTGEAILTIGSTLAEIGEFYDGVIAVGPFACMPSRIAESILKKAIEDKKSRLGKSLPFISIELDGNPFTPSIEARLDAFIAQIKHLRKGSEAVAGDLSRR, from the coding sequence ATGCGCCTGGCGATCTGCGTGGGTTCTTCGAGTGTGTCCACTTTCACAGAACAGGGACCCGCGTGGATTCCACACAACGGTGACCCCATAGGCACTGTTGAGAGAATCCTTCAAGGTTCACCCGAAGAACTCGAACTCGTCTTCACCGGAAGGAAACTGAGAAGGATCTTCAGAGCTCCGAACATTCCGGAGTCTCTCGCTGTGCAGTACGCTTACAGAAAGCTGAAAGAGAAGTACGGCCCGTGCGACGGCATCGTGAGCGCCGGTGGGGAAAACTTCGTGCTGTACCAGCTCGATTCTAACGGGGAGGTCAGTGCGATACACGTTGGCAGCAAGTGTGCCTCCGGTACAGGAGAGTTCTTTCTGCAACAGCTCAAGAGGATGGGACTGGATCTTTCGTCCATAGACTCAGTGAACGTGGATGGCTTTTACAAACTTTCCTCGCGGTGCACGGTTTTCTGCAAGAGTGACTGCACGCACGCGCTGAACAAGGGTATTCCCAAAGACCTCGTTCTCAGCGGACTCGGAAAGGTCATGGCGGACAAGATCTTACAGCTTTCGAGCAATGCGAACGTGAAGAGGATGCTTTTGATAGGTGGCGCCACGAGGAACAAACTCATGCTGAAACATCTCGACGGTCGCATAGAATTCGTCGTGCCCGAAGAGGCGACTTATTTTGAGGCTCTCGGTGCCTATCTGTGGTTGCTGGAAAATCCCTCTGAGAAGGTCAAGAAATACCACGTGATACCCAGAGAGATACCTTCCGCCTTTCTCAGACTGCCTCCCCTCTCGAACTATCTGTCCATGGTGGAGTTCAAGCACATGGAGAGGGGAAAGGCTGAGCCGAACGACGAGTGCGTACTGGGTGTGGATGTGGGTTCGACCACGACCAAAGCCGTGCTGGTGAGGATCAGGGACAAGAAAATACTCGCGAGCAGTTATCTCAGAACGCTCGGTGATCCCATAGGCGCCGCGAAGAAGTGTTACAGCGAGATTCTCTCACGGCTGGATGTCCCTGTGAAAATCGTTGCGGTTGGCGTGACAGGTTCCGGAAGGAAGATCGTGGGACTGCACGCGCAAACCAAATCGATCCACAACGAGATCATGGCGCACGCGAAGGCTGCGGCGTATTTCGATCCCGATGTTGACACGATCTTCGAAATCGGTGGTCAGGACGCCAAATACACCTATCTGAACGAAGGTGTACCCTACGATTACGCGATGAACGAGGCGTGCTCCGCGGGAACGGGATCTTTCCTGGAAGAAGCGGCGCGAGAGTCTTTGAACATAGATTACAGACAGATCGCAGATTACGCCCTCAGAGCGAAAAACCCTCCAAACTTCAGCGACCAGTGCGCGGCGTTCATAAACAGCGACATAAAGACCGCGATACAGGAAGGCATATCCGCCGAAGACATATGTGCTGGATTGGTCTACTCTGTCTGCATGAACTATCTGAACAGGGTGAAGGGTAACAGACCCGTTGGGAACAAAGTTTTCGCGCAGGGAGGCACCTGTTACAACAGGGCCGTACCGCTCGCGATGGCGGCGCTCACAGGTAAGAAAATCATCGTGCCGCCAGAACCGGGTCTGATGGGCGCCTACGGGATCTCGCTTATGGCACTCGAGGACCTGGAAAAGGGTGTGATAGAAAAAGGCTCTTACGATCTTCAGGAACTTGCGAACCGCGAAGTGAAGTATCTGAAACCTTTCGTCTGCACGGGTGGAAGGACCGGATGTGACAGGAGATGCACCATCAGCGTGATAGAAGTCAACGGTAAAAGGATAACCTACGGAGGAGCGTGCAACCGTTACGAAGCGTTCAGGGAACACAGTTTTGATGCCTCGGAGTACGATTTCGTCGCGAGAAGAGAAAAGATTGTTTTCGAACTGAGAGAAAACGGGAGCGGAAAGAAAGTCGGAGTGAGCAAATCTTTCGCAATGAACGTCTTCTTCCCATTCTTCTCGACACTTTTCAGAAAGCTCGGTTTCGAAGTCGTCCTTCCGGATGAACCAGATGAGGCCGGGAAGGACCGCATGGGAGCAGAGTTCTGCTTTCCCGTCGAACTTTCCCACGGCTTTGTGCTGAACCTTTTGAAGAAAGACGTTGATTATATCTTCATTCCGAGGATTCGGGGAGTCAGACCGGCCGGTTCGGAAAAGAACGGCGTCTACTGTCCTTTCGTTCAGAGCGAGGCAGACTGGCTGAGGGCCGATATCTCCGAACTCGAGAAGGTTCAGCTCCTTTCCTGCAACATCGATTTCAACGATCCTGAGGAGCTCGTTTTCGAAAACATCTTTCAGATGTTCAAACCCCTTGGTTTCGAGAGAGAAAGGGTCAGAGCTGCTTTCGAGGAGGCGAAGAAAGCTCAGAGAGATTTCGAAGAGAACGTGAAGAAGCTCGGTGAAGAATTTCTGAAGAAAGTAGAAGAAGCCGGTATGGGTGTCGTCATCTTCGGGAGGGCGTACAACGCCTTCCAGTCCCATGCGAACCTCGGAGTTCCGAGAAAGATCGCCAGTTACGGCTATCCCGTGGCGAGTTTCGACGTTCTTCCGTTCGAACCGCTGCCTGGTTACGAGAGGATGTACTGGACCTGGGGAGAGATGATACTGAAGGCCGCGAGGTACGTGAAAGACCATCCCAAACTGTATCCTGTCTTCATAACGAATTTCAGTTGCGGTCCTGACTCGTTCATCCTCTCTTACTTCAAAGCGGTCATGGGTGAAAAGCCGGCGCTCATTCTGGAATTGGACAGCCACACCGCAGATGCTGGTCTGGAAACACGTATAGAAGCGTTCTTAGACATCATCAAATGCAGAAGAGAAAAGAAAAAGCAACCTTCGCTTTCTAAACCTCTCGAAGTTCAGATCGACAAATCTGGCGTCTTCGTTCTCAAAGACGGCGAGAAGATTCCATGGACCGACCCGAGAGTGAGACTCGTCTTCCCGACGATGGGCGCGTTCGGAGCCAGATGCCTGGCGGTGGCGATCTCTCGCTTCGGGGTTCGAACACACGTGTGTCCCCCTCCCGGGGAGATCGAGTTCAGATTAGGCAGGGGTAACTCTCTGTCCAAGGAATGCTTGCCTCTTCATTTGACACTCGGCTCGCTCATAAGATACCTTCAGGAAAGACCCGAGGGTGAAGTCACCCTGTACTTCATGCCGACCACATCGGGCCCGTGCAGGTTCGGTCAGTACAGCATTTACATGGAGTTATGGCTCGAACAGAACGCAGTGAAGGATGTCGGTCTGGTCTCGCTTAACTCTGAGAACGCGTACGGAGGCCTGGGAGTGAGCTTTACCCTGCGTGCGTGGTTGGCTGTGCTGGTTTCGGATCTGTATTCCAACGTGGAGAAATCCCTCAGAGTCCTCATGAAAGACCAGGCGATCGCGGAATCCTTGATCGAGAAACATCAGGAAATGATCCTTGAAAGTTTGAGGAAAGATTCTCTGTCGGGTTTCTTCAGAACGGTGGAAAGAGTATGCCGGGAGCTCGAATCTCTAAAATTGCACGAAGCGTACATGAAATCACCCAAGGTGATGATGACGGGAGAAATATACGTGCGATGGGACGAATTCAGCAGGAAGAAAATGGAAGATCTGTTCGCAAAGGAAGGCATCATAATGCATATCTCACCGATACACGAATGGCTCTACTACATCTATTACATCTTCATTGAAAGATTGGTGAGCAAGGATTCAACACGCCTTCAAAGAATGAAAAAGTGGCTGGAAATGCAGGTGCTCCGGTACTTCGAATGGAAGATCAAACGCTTGTTCGCGCGAACTGGCCTGTGCGACGCGCGCATGCTCGACGTCTCACACGTGGTGGAAACGGCGAAACCCTATCTTTCACCGAATCTGACCGGAGAAGCCATTCTGACGATCGGAAGCACGCTCGCCGAGATAGGCGAATTCTACGATGGAGTGATAGCAGTTGGGCCGTTCGCGTGCATGCCGAGCCGTATAGCGGAATCCATACTCAAAAAGGCCATCGAAGATAAAAAGAGTAGGCTCGGAAAGTCGTTGCCGTTCATCTCGATCGAGCTGGATGGCAATCCATTCACGCCATCGATAGAAGCCAGGTTGGACGCGTTCATAGCCCAGATCAAGCATCTCAGGAAGGGAAGTGAAGCAGTTGCCGGTGATCTTTCTCGCCGGTGA
- a CDS encoding phosphoglucosamine mutase: MKQLFGTDGLRGIYGDDLTDELAYKLGLALGELYGSSLFVIGHDTRESAGALQQALVKGLSQKGAKVKLAGVLPTPAVAMISKLLDCFGIVISASHNPYQYNGIKVLRSGFKLPDEEERRIESLMQNVSAGVEEGSVQSDPSLREIYLKTILESFSELDLSGLKVAVDLANGAAITTTPEVLEALGASVTCFSYEPDGKNINENCGSQHPHFLARQMESFDVGVLHDGDADRCILLSRKGEEIHGDKIMGVLAVQLKSEGRLRNDTVVATIMSNKALEDYLLDRGIKLARVKVGDKYVLEGMLQIGATLGGERSGHIIFLDRSTTGDGLITALEFLRLMVLTGRTADELSKEVQDYPQVLINVPVTNRAVAEHPLLKKELEKYDERFRIVVRASGTERLVRVMVEGKDETEVRRIAEELSELVRELDRG; the protein is encoded by the coding sequence ATGAAACAGCTCTTTGGAACCGATGGATTGAGAGGTATTTACGGGGACGATCTGACGGACGAGCTTGCCTACAAACTCGGCCTGGCACTCGGAGAGCTCTACGGTTCGTCTCTCTTCGTGATCGGGCACGACACGAGGGAGTCTGCTGGGGCACTTCAACAGGCCCTGGTGAAAGGATTGTCGCAGAAGGGTGCGAAGGTGAAGCTTGCCGGCGTTTTACCCACCCCCGCGGTGGCGATGATCAGCAAACTTTTGGACTGTTTTGGGATCGTGATCTCAGCCTCTCACAATCCGTACCAGTACAACGGGATAAAGGTGCTCAGGTCCGGTTTCAAGCTCCCGGACGAGGAAGAGAGAAGGATCGAATCACTCATGCAGAACGTCTCGGCGGGTGTGGAAGAAGGTTCTGTTCAGAGCGATCCGAGTCTTCGAGAGATCTATCTAAAAACGATCCTCGAATCCTTCAGCGAACTTGATCTTTCTGGGCTCAAAGTGGCTGTGGATCTGGCAAACGGGGCGGCGATCACCACGACACCGGAAGTTCTGGAAGCTCTTGGTGCCAGCGTGACGTGCTTCTCGTACGAACCGGATGGGAAGAACATAAACGAAAATTGCGGTTCTCAGCATCCACATTTCCTCGCAAGGCAGATGGAAAGTTTCGATGTCGGTGTGTTGCACGATGGCGATGCAGACAGATGCATTCTGCTCAGTCGAAAAGGCGAAGAGATCCACGGAGACAAGATCATGGGGGTTCTCGCGGTTCAGCTGAAGAGCGAAGGAAGACTCCGCAACGACACCGTCGTGGCGACAATAATGAGTAACAAAGCTTTAGAGGACTATTTACTCGACAGGGGTATAAAACTTGCAAGGGTGAAGGTGGGAGACAAGTACGTGCTCGAAGGCATGCTGCAGATCGGTGCAACGCTCGGTGGAGAAAGATCGGGCCACATCATATTTCTGGACAGATCGACGACGGGAGATGGTCTCATAACGGCGCTGGAGTTTTTGAGATTGATGGTTCTGACCGGCAGAACGGCGGACGAACTTTCGAAAGAGGTGCAGGACTATCCTCAGGTTCTGATCAACGTGCCCGTCACAAACAGAGCCGTGGCTGAACATCCTTTGTTGAAGAAAGAACTGGAAAAATACGACGAGCGTTTCAGAATTGTTGTCAGAGCTTCCGGTACGGAGAGGTTGGTGCGTGTGATGGTTGAGGGAAAGGATGAAACAGAGGTCAGGAGGATCGCCGAGGAGCTGAGTGAACTGGTGCGCGAGCTGGATCGGGGGTGA
- a CDS encoding phospholipase D-like domain-containing protein has protein sequence MSQASHTVYVCTYSLDERKFLQTLNNLTRRGVDVKILFETGTVPDGARARMDTESSLLHLKFIVIDEAKVILGSANFTENSLKKSINDVLYLEDREIATVLADFFESLWDGELKHFQIQRDDLILKNHDLEDLLLKELSKTRHTLDVAMFALTHPKVWSMLKILSSRNVRIRLLVDRWFLSNSNLKELPESGIQMRVFEPFTLHTKLFIIDGRTVISGSANATRNAYGKNAELMMVIQRRELVSEYEELFETLWREGTEP, from the coding sequence GTGTCTCAGGCATCGCACACAGTGTACGTGTGCACCTACTCTCTGGATGAGAGAAAGTTCCTGCAGACTCTGAACAATCTGACGAGGCGAGGCGTTGACGTGAAAATACTCTTCGAAACGGGAACCGTTCCGGATGGGGCAAGGGCCAGGATGGACACAGAAAGCTCCCTGCTTCATTTGAAATTCATCGTCATCGATGAAGCGAAGGTTATCCTCGGTTCTGCGAACTTCACCGAAAACAGCTTGAAGAAGTCCATCAACGACGTTCTGTACCTCGAAGATCGCGAGATCGCCACAGTGCTGGCAGATTTTTTCGAATCTCTCTGGGACGGAGAGTTGAAGCATTTTCAGATACAGCGTGACGATTTGATCCTGAAAAATCACGATCTGGAAGATCTGCTCCTGAAAGAGCTTTCGAAGACGAGGCACACTCTCGATGTCGCCATGTTCGCGCTGACCCATCCGAAGGTCTGGTCCATGCTGAAAATTTTGTCCAGCAGGAATGTGAGGATCAGACTGCTCGTCGATCGATGGTTTTTGAGCAATTCCAATCTGAAAGAACTCCCAGAATCTGGCATTCAGATGAGGGTCTTTGAACCCTTCACACTTCACACGAAATTGTTTATAATCGACGGGCGAACGGTGATCAGCGGTTCTGCGAATGCCACGAGAAACGCCTATGGGAAAAACGCGGAGCTGATGATGGTCATCCAGCGCAGAGAACTGGTGAGTGAGTACGAAGAGCTCTTCGAAACACTCTGGCGGGAGGGAACTGAGCCTTGA
- a CDS encoding glycerophosphodiester phosphodiesterase family protein: MIVLGHRGYSARYPENTLIAFRKALELGADGVELDLRGTKDGKVVVIHDEDLKRLCGVDVKVSEVSFGELRNYRVQSESIPSFEEVLSILGSDHILNAEIKEARVAERTLQLIDEFGLTRNTVVSSFDHQLVVSLIKKRPDMKFGFLVGEELRNDPISLIERLLQYKPYSMHLPHQLFDYPIVAEKIVKLVRNAGAKIYVWTLDDPNKYERIKQHLDCVITNQVELFVRLKKSA; this comes from the coding sequence ATGATCGTGCTCGGTCACAGGGGCTATTCGGCGCGCTATCCTGAGAACACCCTTATAGCCTTCAGAAAAGCGCTCGAGCTTGGTGCGGACGGTGTTGAGCTCGATCTGAGGGGAACGAAAGATGGTAAAGTGGTCGTGATTCACGATGAAGACCTGAAGAGGCTATGCGGTGTGGACGTAAAAGTTTCCGAGGTCAGCTTTGGAGAACTGAGAAACTATAGGGTGCAATCTGAGAGCATACCGAGCTTCGAAGAGGTGCTTTCTATACTTGGCTCCGATCATATTTTGAACGCGGAGATAAAAGAAGCCCGCGTTGCCGAGAGGACACTCCAGCTCATCGACGAATTTGGGCTGACCAGGAACACCGTCGTTTCGTCCTTCGACCACCAGCTCGTGGTGTCCCTGATAAAGAAGAGGCCGGACATGAAATTCGGTTTTCTCGTGGGCGAAGAATTGCGAAACGATCCGATCAGCCTGATCGAAAGATTGCTGCAATACAAACCCTACTCGATGCACCTGCCACACCAGCTGTTCGACTATCCCATCGTTGCTGAAAAGATAGTGAAACTCGTGAGGAACGCTGGGGCGAAGATTTACGTTTGGACCTTGGACGATCCAAACAAATACGAACGCATCAAGCAGCATCTGGATTGCGTCATAACGAACCAGGTTGAACTGTTCGTGAGGTTGAAAAAGAGCGCATGA
- the murB gene encoding UDP-N-acetylmuramate dehydrogenase — protein MCRHLVDEPLKLHTSFKIGGPAKLFLVPETVEQLVCAVKLFPGARLLGKGTNVLAPDEGVDVVISTLGLDGFYFDGNFLISEAGVLLSRLCVEAAQRGLSGLEFAYGIPGTVGGAVFMNAGAYGGQMADVVEWVEYFDGESVKISNRDELDFSYRDSVFKRKNWVVLRVCLRLVQSESEKVRSKMEEIMRRRMETQPLDLPSAGSFFKRPRPDFYVGKAIEQLGLKGFRVGDAQVSTKHAGFIVNVGSATAKDVLALAQTVKNMVEKHFNVVLEPEVDIW, from the coding sequence ATGTGTCGCCACTTGGTCGACGAACCACTGAAGCTGCACACGAGTTTTAAGATAGGCGGTCCGGCGAAGCTGTTCCTCGTTCCAGAAACAGTTGAGCAACTCGTGTGCGCCGTGAAATTGTTTCCGGGCGCAAGGCTTCTGGGTAAGGGCACCAACGTGCTCGCGCCGGACGAAGGTGTCGACGTGGTGATAAGCACGCTGGGTCTGGACGGTTTCTATTTCGATGGGAATTTTCTGATCAGCGAAGCCGGTGTCTTGCTCAGCAGATTGTGCGTTGAAGCAGCGCAACGCGGACTTTCCGGACTCGAATTTGCTTACGGGATACCTGGCACGGTTGGCGGAGCGGTCTTCATGAACGCGGGTGCGTACGGAGGTCAGATGGCAGACGTGGTGGAATGGGTGGAGTACTTCGATGGAGAATCCGTGAAGATCTCGAACAGGGACGAACTTGACTTTTCCTACAGAGACAGCGTTTTCAAGAGGAAAAACTGGGTGGTACTGCGCGTCTGTTTGAGACTGGTTCAATCGGAGAGTGAAAAGGTGCGTTCGAAGATGGAAGAGATAATGAGAAGAAGGATGGAAACACAGCCGCTCGATCTACCGAGCGCGGGCAGTTTTTTCAAACGGCCGCGGCCCGATTTCTATGTGGGAAAAGCCATAGAACAGCTCGGACTGAAGGGTTTCAGGGTAGGGGACGCGCAGGTTTCGACCAAACACGCTGGTTTCATAGTCAACGTTGGTTCTGCCACCGCGAAGGACGTGCTCGCGCTTGCACAGACTGTGAAGAACATGGTTGAAAAGCACTTCAACGTGGTTCTCGAACCCGAAGTCGACATATGGTAG
- a CDS encoding MBL fold metallo-hydrolase: protein MQIFKVSDSVQCVVTGPIGTNSYIIWTHPVLVIDPGYGTGSIVREPCVVLLTHGHFDHVCGLKELECERVYISEPDSKWLKDPHLNLSVYFNENFVFDSHLELLKEGSFEVAGLKFQLHLTPGHTPGSVMLRTDGVIFSGDTIFLDSIGRTDLPGGDEQAMRRTLRQIRKLLKDLEPNTLLLPGHGEFGTVEEVLRQNIFLGEERS, encoded by the coding sequence ATGCAGATCTTCAAAGTCAGCGATTCTGTTCAATGCGTCGTCACCGGTCCCATAGGAACGAACAGCTACATCATCTGGACGCATCCTGTCCTCGTGATCGATCCAGGATACGGAACAGGTTCGATCGTTCGAGAGCCATGTGTCGTGTTGCTCACCCACGGGCATTTCGACCACGTATGTGGTCTGAAGGAACTCGAATGTGAGAGAGTGTACATTTCAGAACCGGATTCGAAATGGCTTAAAGATCCTCATCTCAACCTTTCTGTGTACTTCAACGAGAATTTTGTGTTCGACTCGCACTTGGAGCTTTTGAAGGAAGGATCCTTCGAGGTCGCAGGGTTGAAATTTCAACTTCATCTCACCCCGGGTCACACTCCGGGCTCTGTGATGCTGAGGACGGATGGGGTCATCTTCAGCGGTGATACAATCTTTCTGGACAGCATTGGAAGAACCGATCTTCCTGGTGGCGACGAGCAAGCGATGCGAAGAACATTGAGACAGATCAGAAAACTCTTGAAGGATCTTGAACCGAACACGCTGTTGCTACCAGGTCATGGTGAGTTCGGGACTGTGGAAGAAGTCTTGAGACAGAACATCTTTCTCGGGGAGGAAAGATCGTGA